Proteins encoded within one genomic window of Couchioplanes caeruleus:
- a CDS encoding type I restriction enzyme HsdR N-terminal domain-containing protein produces MVIYMDEVAIVAGQDTQPVIEDPAAVIAPRKPAARSAPKWETDARDRVRTAVRRFSKPLADLVARDANEGDTRLLVTDFLCEGLGYDKYEDLTTEYQVKGEFADYGVRIDRQLTAFIEVKRCATKLNAKHLRQVEMYAVNEGVEWMVLTNGQVWQVYHLTAGLPVVIDLALEVDLLGDGGPAHKGDALFPLSKEAFKRRVIDDLWRAKAATSPKSLASVLLSDAVLESARKELRRQTSHNIDAKELGRLLQTTVLRDSL; encoded by the coding sequence ATGGTGATCTACATGGACGAAGTAGCGATCGTGGCAGGCCAGGACACTCAACCGGTAATCGAAGATCCGGCTGCGGTGATCGCCCCACGGAAGCCGGCCGCTCGTTCTGCTCCTAAGTGGGAGACCGACGCGCGAGACCGCGTCCGAACGGCTGTGCGCCGCTTCAGCAAGCCCCTGGCCGATCTAGTCGCCCGTGACGCCAACGAAGGCGACACACGTCTTCTTGTCACCGACTTCCTGTGCGAGGGACTCGGCTACGACAAGTATGAGGACCTGACGACCGAGTACCAGGTCAAGGGCGAGTTTGCCGACTACGGGGTCCGCATCGACAGGCAGCTGACCGCATTCATCGAGGTTAAGCGCTGCGCGACCAAGTTGAACGCCAAGCATCTACGGCAGGTTGAGATGTATGCCGTCAATGAAGGCGTCGAGTGGATGGTGCTGACCAACGGCCAGGTGTGGCAGGTCTACCACCTGACCGCGGGCTTGCCCGTGGTCATCGATCTCGCCTTGGAAGTGGATCTGTTGGGCGACGGCGGTCCGGCGCACAAGGGCGACGCCCTCTTCCCCTTGTCGAAGGAGGCGTTCAAGCGACGCGTCATCGATGATCTATGGCGGGCCAAGGCGGCTACCTCGCCCAAGTCCCTGGCATCCGTTCTGCTATCTGACGCGGTGTTGGAATCGGCTCGCAAGGAATTGCGCCGGCAGACCTCCCACAACATCGACGCCAAGGAACTCGGCCGCTTGCTGCAGACGACAGTCCTGCGCGATTCGCTCTGA
- a CDS encoding IS5 family transposase (programmed frameshift) encodes MSKAWIVDDGLWELIEPLLPTWPDKAPGPRPVPDRLCLQGILFVLHTGIGWEDLPQELGFGSGMTCWRRLQRWSEAWVFDQVHQILLARLNAANRIDWSRAAMDGSHIDAKKGAPGTGPSPVNRGKPGSKHHLICDGHGTPIYVLTSGANVPDISRALELLDGFPPIAGRPGRPRRRFATLLADKGYSSEGFRHACRERGTEPIIPKPKTTGIKGLGKLRYVVEQTFALLHQFRRLAVRWERRLDIHDGFVSLACILICWRRLINWTTQRSC; translated from the exons ATGAGCAAGGCGTGGATCGTCGACGACGGCCTGTGGGAGTTGATCGAGCCCTTGCTGCCGACGTGGCCGGACAAGGCTCCGGGGCCGCGCCCGGTTCCGGACCGGTTGTGTCTGCAGGGCATCTTGTTCGTGCTGCACACCGGGATCGGCTGGGAAGACCTGCCGCAGGAACTCGGATTCGGCTCGGGCATGACCTGCTGGCGGCGGCTGCAGCGCTGGAGCGAGGCCTGGGTGTTCGATCAGGTGCATCAGATCCTGCTCGCCAGATTGAACGCGGCGAACCGGATCGACTGGTCGAGGGCGGCGATGGACGGCAGTCACATCGACGCGAAAAAAGGGGCGCCGG GGACAGGCCCGTCGCCGGTCAACCGCGGTAAGCCCGGCTCGAAACACCACCTGATCTGCGACGGCCACGGCACCCCGATCTACGTGCTCACCAGCGGCGCGAACGTGCCCGACATCAGCCGTGCCCTCGAACTTCTCGACGGCTTCCCACCGATTGCCGGGCGCCCGGGCCGCCCACGGCGGCGTTTCGCCACGCTGCTGGCCGACAAGGGATACAGCAGCGAAGGCTTCCGCCACGCCTGCCGCGAGCGCGGCACCGAACCGATCATCCCGAAGCCCAAGACAACCGGCATCAAGGGCCTGGGCAAGCTGCGCTACGTCGTGGAACAGACTTTCGCACTGCTGCATCAGTTCCGCCGTCTGGCCGTGCGTTGGGAACGACGCCTCGACATCCACGACGGCTTCGTCAGCCTCGCCTGCATCCTGATCTGCTGGCGCAGACTGATCAACTGGACCACCCAGAGATCGTGTTAG
- a CDS encoding helix-turn-helix transcriptional regulator produces the protein MPRDLMGAAEIRLRLGGISRQRVYQLTHRSDWPAPYDELIQGKVWRRDDVEAWIKQHRPDLNDQAP, from the coding sequence ATGCCCAGAGATCTCATGGGAGCAGCCGAAATCCGCTTACGACTCGGAGGGATCAGCCGTCAGCGCGTCTACCAGCTCACGCACCGGTCGGACTGGCCGGCACCCTACGACGAGCTGATCCAGGGCAAGGTATGGCGACGAGATGACGTTGAAGCCTGGATCAAGCAGCATCGGCCGGACTTGAACGACCAGGCGCCTTGA
- a CDS encoding FtsK/SpoIIIE domain-containing protein: protein MSDLTTAPPSIPVGTGLSMFDPLFLGIDEYGHPVYLPLIYRNILIGGEPGAGKSSLLNTIVGHAALCADVDLVLIDGKQVELGLWKDCADVFVGPDLDHAIDTLERLQEVMDNRYAYLLSQRRQKIHQGDDFDPILLAIDELAFFSATVGTKTEQEYFSALNRDIASRGRAVGIIDASATQRPSSDIIPTSLRFLFAWRFAGRCVDESSSDVVLGRGWAARGFSAASIDPDNRGEGLLLAHGGIPARVKGAYMSNDDIIRVADYAAWTRRTRRTTTTTTAAELGAVA, encoded by the coding sequence ATGAGTGACCTCACCACGGCCCCGCCGAGCATCCCGGTCGGCACCGGCCTGTCCATGTTCGACCCGCTGTTCCTCGGCATCGACGAGTACGGCCACCCGGTCTACCTGCCGTTGATCTACCGCAACATCCTGATCGGCGGTGAGCCCGGCGCCGGCAAGTCCAGCCTGCTCAACACCATCGTCGGCCACGCCGCGCTGTGCGCCGACGTCGACCTGGTGCTCATCGACGGCAAACAGGTCGAGCTCGGCCTGTGGAAGGACTGCGCCGACGTGTTCGTCGGACCCGACCTCGACCACGCGATCGACACCCTGGAACGGCTGCAGGAGGTGATGGACAACCGGTACGCCTACCTGCTGTCCCAGCGCCGCCAGAAGATCCATCAGGGTGACGACTTCGACCCGATCCTGCTGGCGATCGACGAGCTCGCGTTCTTCTCTGCCACGGTGGGCACCAAGACCGAGCAGGAGTACTTCTCCGCCCTCAACCGCGACATCGCCTCCCGTGGCCGGGCCGTGGGCATCATCGACGCCTCCGCCACCCAACGCCCTAGCTCGGACATCATCCCGACCTCGCTGCGGTTCCTGTTCGCCTGGCGCTTCGCCGGCCGCTGCGTCGACGAGTCATCGTCCGACGTCGTCCTCGGACGCGGCTGGGCCGCCCGCGGCTTCTCCGCCGCCAGCATCGACCCGGACAACCGCGGCGAAGGACTCCTACTCGCTCACGGCGGTATTCCCGCGCGCGTCAAGGGCGCCTACATGAGCAACGACGACATCATCCGCGTCGCCGACTACGCCGCCTGGACCCGCCGCACCCGCCGAACCACCACCACGACGACCGCCGCGGAACTCGGCGCGGTCGCCTAA
- a CDS encoding DUF2625 family protein: protein MEESAWTEVSALAAAAPYPVEVLSTDPERASACLTALGITTRSWLGAVVANSGGLVIDHGWLRVLGGGHDGLPEVAADDGRLVVAFDVMGGQFAWLSTEPGARPTVHYFGPEDLAWQDLEFGYGDWLHAMLAGAVTQFYAGLRWPGWEAEVAGVALDEGISAVPPPWTREGKDLSVVSRRPIRLTELVSVQQETARQLGFL, encoded by the coding sequence GTGGAAGAGTCTGCGTGGACTGAGGTCTCGGCGCTGGCAGCAGCAGCTCCATATCCGGTGGAGGTGCTGTCGACCGACCCTGAACGGGCGTCGGCCTGCCTGACGGCTCTGGGGATCACCACCAGGTCATGGCTCGGCGCGGTGGTGGCCAACAGCGGCGGGCTGGTGATCGATCACGGTTGGCTTCGGGTGCTCGGCGGTGGGCACGACGGGCTGCCGGAGGTGGCTGCCGATGATGGCCGCCTGGTCGTTGCCTTCGACGTGATGGGTGGACAGTTCGCGTGGTTGTCGACAGAGCCAGGCGCGAGACCGACGGTGCATTACTTCGGCCCAGAGGACCTAGCGTGGCAAGATCTTGAGTTCGGGTACGGCGATTGGCTGCATGCGATGCTTGCTGGTGCGGTGACGCAGTTCTATGCGGGTCTGCGCTGGCCGGGGTGGGAAGCCGAGGTGGCCGGCGTCGCTCTGGACGAGGGAATCAGCGCGGTGCCGCCGCCGTGGACCAGGGAGGGGAAGGATCTCTCGGTGGTGTCCCGTAGACCGATCCGGCTCACTGAGCTCGTTTCGGTTCAGCAGGAGACTGCCCGTCAGCTCGGCTTCCTCTAG
- a CDS encoding aminoglycoside phosphotransferase family protein encodes MATAAPSFDKTTADVSLAAAASRLGICSDDAELIRIGSAAVYWLSSRTIVARVSRSLDLLPVAVNEIAVSKWLAGAGVPAVVALEVAQPVVVGEHVVTFWESVSDREAYGTTSELGRLLRALHQLSVPQGITLPELRPFDRLEARIRSALALNETDREFLLRRTRELFAAYERLEFPLGVGVVHGDASVGNVLRTWTGTAVLSDLDGLAHGSREWDLLLTAMFFERYGWHTDDEYRAFVDTYGVDVMQWDGYKVLADTRELSMVAWLSQNVAASDSARQEFAKRIHALRTDGSRRDWKPL; translated from the coding sequence TTGGCAACAGCGGCACCGTCCTTCGACAAGACCACTGCTGACGTCTCCCTGGCGGCTGCTGCTTCGCGGCTTGGCATCTGCTCCGATGATGCTGAGTTGATCCGGATCGGGTCTGCGGCGGTCTACTGGCTTAGTAGCCGAACCATCGTTGCACGGGTTTCGCGGTCGCTCGACCTGCTGCCTGTGGCCGTGAATGAGATCGCGGTTTCCAAGTGGCTCGCTGGAGCGGGTGTCCCGGCCGTCGTCGCTCTTGAGGTGGCTCAGCCGGTCGTGGTTGGCGAGCATGTCGTCACCTTCTGGGAGTCGGTGTCAGATCGCGAGGCGTACGGGACGACCTCCGAGTTGGGTCGTCTCCTTCGGGCACTCCATCAACTGAGTGTCCCCCAGGGCATCACGCTTCCCGAATTGCGACCATTCGACCGTCTTGAAGCGCGGATTCGATCTGCGCTGGCACTTAATGAAACGGATCGCGAGTTTCTGCTCCGGCGTACCCGCGAACTGTTCGCGGCCTACGAGCGGCTGGAATTTCCGTTGGGCGTCGGGGTCGTTCATGGGGACGCCAGCGTTGGCAACGTCCTGCGAACCTGGACCGGCACCGCTGTGTTGTCCGACCTGGACGGGCTTGCCCACGGGTCGCGAGAGTGGGACTTGCTGCTGACGGCAATGTTCTTCGAGCGATATGGGTGGCACACGGACGACGAGTACCGCGCATTCGTCGACACCTACGGCGTAGATGTCATGCAGTGGGACGGCTACAAGGTGTTGGCCGATACCCGCGAACTCTCCATGGTTGCATGGCTTTCGCAGAATGTGGCAGCAAGCGACTCAGCCCGACAGGAATTCGCGAAACGGATCCACGCGCTGCGGACGGACGGTAGTCGCCGAGACTGGAAGCCGCTCTAA